One window of the Dreissena polymorpha isolate Duluth1 chromosome 5, UMN_Dpol_1.0, whole genome shotgun sequence genome contains the following:
- the LOC127831998 gene encoding endoglucanase-like has translation MRIIIAAFVVAGALLADAGQKCTGHPRMYHGKKCASTTNYADYHKGACGCGPSNNDNQFPWNHSGFVVAANQALFDAGGGKWCGQSCGKCIKLTTTGGFVDGQGGGVAEGLSKVFMVTNLCPNEYPNLSWCSQQGNNGVNQYGYGWHFDLENGVNQITGMGWNNPEVTWEWTDCDAGHAQDGRTPSNSMYHTCQCGQHGKK, from the exons ATGAGGATCATTATAGCTGCTTTTGTAGTAGCGG GTGCGTTATTGGCAGATGCGGGCCAGAAGTGTACTGGACATCCCCGGATGTACCACGGTAAGAAGTGCGCCTCCACGACAAACTACGCTGACTATCATAAAGGGGCATGCGGCTGCGGTCCCTCGAACAACGACAATCAG TTTCCATGGAACCACAGCGGGTTCGTAGTGGCAGCCAATCAAGCCTTATTTGACGCCGGGGGCGGTAAATGGTGTGGTCAGTCATGCGGGAAATGCATCAAGCTTACTACAACTG GTGGTTTCGTCGACGGCCAGGGCGGTGGAGTTGCTGAAGGACTGTCGAAAGTGTTCATGGTTACCAACCTGTGCCCTAATGAGTACCCTAACCTTAGCTGGTGCAGCCAGCAAGGCAACAACGGGGTCAACCAGTACGGCTACGGATGGCACTTTGACCTCGAAAACGGCGTTAACCAGATCACCGGCATGGGCTGGAACAACCCGGAAGTGACGTGGGAATGGACTGACTGCGATGCCGGTCACGCCCAAGACGGCCGCACACCGAGTAACAGCATGTATCACACATGCCAGTGCGGACAGCATGGCAAAAAGTAA